The nucleotide sequence CAGGAGAGGAGTTTATTCGATGAGGGGTAAGGCAAGAACGGTTAATTTGATTGAGGGCTCTATTTGGAAGGGATTGATATTATTTTCGCTTCCGCTGATGGCCAGCAATCTGTTTCAGCAGTTTTATAATACGATGGATTCTCTGGTGGTGGGGCAGTTTGTCGGCAGTACAGCGCTGGCCGCAGTTGGCTCTACGGGTTCTTTAAGCTTTCTGGTGATTGGCTTTTTTATGGGCTTCGGAACAGGATCGGGCGTGATTATTGCCCAGCATTATGGCGCTAAGGAGCCGGAGGAGGTTTCAAAAAGTGTACATACCGCTATGGCGCTGGCGATATTTTTTGGCATTGTTTTAGGTGTGGTTGGAATTTTGATTGCACCAGGGCTCTTGAAGCTGATGAACACGCCGGATGATGTAATGGATCAGGCCGTGCTCTATCTGAGAATCTATTTTGGCGGCGTGATTACGCTGACGGTCTACAACATCGGCAGCGGTATCATGCGCGCAGTAGGGGATTCGAAAAGACCCTTATATTATCTGGTGATTTCCGGCATTACCAACGTAGTTTTAAATCTGGTTTTTGTCATTGTTTTCCATTTGGGCGTAGCCGGAGTGGCGCTGGCAACCATTGCCTCTCAGCTGCTGTCTTCTGTTTTGGTCGTGCGGGATCTGATGAGAACGCAGGAATCCTATCGGCTGGAGCTTCGCAAGATTCGTTTTCATAAAGAAATTTTGCTTAAGATCGCTAAAATTGGAATCCCTGCTGGCGTACAGTCCATGGTGATTTCACTTTCTAATATTGTGATTCAGTCTAAAATCAATATTTTCGGTTCCGATGCGATGGCCGGACAGGCTGCGGCGCAGCGTATTGATGGCTTTGTGTATATGCCGCTGAATGCCTTTTCTTTGGCAATGACCACCTTTACCGCGCAGAACCTGGGGGCAGGCAAGTTTGACCGCGTTCACCGCGGTACAAAAACCGCGATGCTGCTGGGACTGATCTCTACTATCGCGCTCGGATGGAGCGCTGCATTGCTGGCAAGACCATTGGTTGGCTTATTTACGGATAAAGAAGAGGTGCTGTATTATGGAATCCGTTCCGTGCTCGTACTGGGCGGCACCTATTTTACCTTCGTGTTTAATGATATTTTAGCCGGCGTCATCCGCGGAGCCGGAAATGCAGTTGTGCCCATGACAATTTCCATTTTTAATATGTGTATCGTGCGAATCCTGTGGCTGACAATCATTCTTTCGATCTGGAAAAACTACTATCTGGTTCTAGTCTGCTATCCAATGACTTGGACGCTTTCCTCGCTATGCTATATTATTTACTATTTCAAGGGCAAATGGAGGGAGCCATGGAAGCAAAAGGAAGCCGAGCTCATGGCCGCAGCGGCAGAGAAGGAAGCTTAAGGGCAGAGGGTGCAGTTTCTTTCGTCTTTTGCCATTTTCCACCGCCCATGGCGGAAATAGATGATATAGCTGAATTTTTTCAGCCGCGCATAGCTGAACTTGAATAAAATAGCGCAGATTATCAGCTAGCGAACATTCTTAAATAAAAAATGACGGAAAAAATTCCGTCATTTTTTTAAAAGACCCTGTAAGGGATAGAAATTTATACGCTATTCTCTAAATTTCTCTAACAGTGGTGAATAGCGTATACAACGATGACGCCTGTGAGCTATTCTGGTTTTTTCCAGATATGCTCCGGACAGGGAGGAAGCGCACGACCATCTGAAAAGGAAAGGACCTTTCCAATAATGCGTTTATGAGTAATGCGTTCAATGCGCACGCTATTATCTCCCCGGCAATGATAGAGGCCATGCTCAAAATAAAGAAAACGGTGAATCAAAAGGCCGCCGTGGCCATAGTCATAGACCAGAATATCGCCGGGCGTATAAGCAGGAGAGCGCTGCACCAGCACTTCATCGCCCTCCCAAAGCGTAGGATTCATGCTGATACCGTGTACAGATACGGGAAATGGCTTTCCCTGAAGGCTGCGAAGTAAGGCAAGTGTTTTAACAGATGGTTCCATATACGGCAGGACTCCTCCTATTTGAAATTTTGCTGCAGCAAAGCCTGCACATAAGCGGCATCATGATACGTCAGATCATAGCAAAGCGGCGTTAATTTCTGAAAGAACTGGATATAGCGCGCGCTCATATGATAGGGAATCAAAGCACTGGTGAAGAGGCGGTTAAGCGCCTCAGGCGCCGAAAGCGGGCAGCAGCGATTTGCCACAGCAGCGTCCTCCGTGCGGTTTAAAAAGAAAATAGCCTTTGGAGAAGCGGGCGCAAGCATTCGTTTCTCAGGAAAAAAGACATGACGCGGACTTTGACGAGGTCCCATGTGCACGCAAGCCGGCATAGAAGCAGGGAAAACCCCTTGTAGATAATCATATCCGCCGTCCCGCAGATGAATCGGAGCACTGTAGGGCATAACCTGCAGCGTATCCATATCCAGATAAAGGCAGTCATCATTTAGATAGGTATACCCCAGCTGCGACAAATAGGCAATGAGCGTTGTCTTTCCTGTGGTAGTGGCCGCCAGAAAAAGATAGGCGCCCGAGGCATCCGCCACTGCGCCGCCATGAAAGATAAAATAAGGCTCACGACAGGTGGTATGCTCGTACACAAAGGTTTGGATCTGCCCCAGAGGATTTTCATCGTCCATGCGCAGGGTCAGGAGCGGCTGCGCGCCGGCGCGCAAGGAAGGATCGGCCGGCTGCCATGCC is from Lachnospiraceae bacterium and encodes:
- a CDS encoding MATE family efflux transporter; protein product: MRGKARTVNLIEGSIWKGLILFSLPLMASNLFQQFYNTMDSLVVGQFVGSTALAAVGSTGSLSFLVIGFFMGFGTGSGVIIAQHYGAKEPEEVSKSVHTAMALAIFFGIVLGVVGILIAPGLLKLMNTPDDVMDQAVLYLRIYFGGVITLTVYNIGSGIMRAVGDSKRPLYYLVISGITNVVLNLVFVIVFHLGVAGVALATIASQLLSSVLVVRDLMRTQESYRLELRKIRFHKEILLKIAKIGIPAGVQSMVISLSNIVIQSKINIFGSDAMAGQAAAQRIDGFVYMPLNAFSLAMTTFTAQNLGAGKFDRVHRGTKTAMLLGLISTIALGWSAALLARPLVGLFTDKEEVLYYGIRSVLVLGGTYFTFVFNDILAGVIRGAGNAVVPMTISIFNMCIVRILWLTIILSIWKNYYLVLVCYPMTWTLSSLCYIIYYFKGKWREPWKQKEAELMAAAAEKEA